Proteins encoded together in one Terriglobus saanensis SP1PR4 window:
- a CDS encoding NAD-dependent succinate-semialdehyde dehydrogenase gives MAIASINPANGTTLKTFEPLTAERLEEKLALAAKAFRDFQKMPVEHRALCMRKLATLLEEDVEDLAQTMMQETGKPLRVGREEIEKCATCCRYYAENAARILAPEAIPTGTGKSYVRWDPLGVLLAVMPWNYPFWQVFRFLAPALMAGNVGLLKHAPSVPQCAFAIETLTRRAGFPRGTFQTLFLETEQVEGVIGDPRVAAVTVTGSQRAGRSIAAKAGACLKKTVLELGGSDPFVVMPTGDLATAVEVAAQSRTVNSGQSCIAAKRFIVHASIYEEFVRRFARKMGSLKVGDPSREDTEVGPLASAQGLAEVERQVADAIAAGGRIVVGGGKLLSRGFYFEPTVIVDVPRTSAVYREEIFGPVAMVFSARDTSEAIQIANDTDFGLGASVWTSDPAEQQRMVSEIEAGMVFLNAMVASDPRMPFGGVKGSGYGRELSAAGMREFLNAKSVVVA, from the coding sequence TTCGATTAATCCGGCGAATGGCACGACGCTGAAGACGTTTGAGCCGTTGACGGCGGAGCGGCTTGAAGAGAAGCTTGCGCTGGCTGCGAAGGCCTTTCGCGACTTCCAGAAGATGCCCGTGGAACATCGCGCCCTGTGTATGCGGAAGCTCGCGACGCTGCTCGAAGAAGACGTCGAAGATTTGGCCCAGACCATGATGCAGGAGACGGGTAAGCCTCTGCGCGTGGGCCGCGAAGAGATTGAAAAATGCGCGACCTGCTGCCGCTACTATGCCGAAAACGCGGCGCGCATCCTGGCTCCTGAAGCGATTCCGACGGGCACGGGAAAGAGCTATGTGCGCTGGGACCCGCTTGGCGTCCTCCTTGCGGTAATGCCGTGGAACTATCCGTTCTGGCAGGTCTTTCGCTTCCTCGCACCGGCCCTGATGGCGGGCAATGTGGGCCTGTTGAAACATGCGCCCAGCGTGCCGCAGTGTGCGTTTGCGATTGAGACCCTGACACGACGCGCTGGATTTCCGCGCGGAACATTTCAGACGCTCTTCCTCGAAACAGAGCAGGTAGAAGGCGTGATCGGCGATCCTCGCGTGGCTGCCGTCACAGTGACGGGAAGCCAACGCGCCGGGCGCTCTATCGCCGCGAAGGCTGGTGCCTGCCTGAAGAAGACAGTACTCGAACTCGGTGGGAGCGATCCCTTTGTCGTGATGCCGACGGGAGATCTAGCCACGGCGGTAGAGGTCGCAGCGCAGTCGCGCACGGTGAACAGCGGGCAATCCTGCATCGCCGCCAAACGCTTCATCGTGCACGCCAGCATCTACGAAGAGTTCGTGCGTCGCTTTGCACGGAAGATGGGATCGCTGAAGGTAGGCGATCCATCGCGCGAGGATACCGAAGTTGGCCCACTGGCCTCCGCGCAAGGGCTGGCTGAAGTCGAGCGGCAGGTTGCCGATGCGATAGCGGCAGGCGGACGCATCGTGGTCGGCGGTGGGAAGCTTTTGAGCCGCGGCTTCTACTTTGAACCAACGGTGATCGTGGATGTCCCGAGGACAAGTGCTGTCTATCGCGAAGAGATCTTTGGACCGGTAGCGATGGTCTTCTCCGCGCGCGATACGTCCGAGGCCATCCAGATCGCAAACGACACGGACTTCGGTCTCGGCGCTTCTGTGTGGACAAGCGATCCGGCCGAGCAGCAGCGGATGGTCTCAGAGATCGAAGCGGGAATGGTGTTCCTTAATGCGATGGTCGCCAGCGATCCGCGCATGCCCTTCGGTGGGGTAAAGGGTTCAGGCTATGGACGGGAGTTAAGCGCTGCGGGCATGCGTGAGTTTCTGAATGCGAAGTCCGTTGTTGTGGCTTGA
- a CDS encoding TonB-dependent receptor, with the protein MPSSKLLNLASLPVLLCATALMAQTTAAPAPISSATTQTTAAASATTPTVLRGTVTDPDLAVVPGATITVTPPKGPALMTTSGADGSYKISNIPAGTYAVTITMPGFASVVRQGQKFGLGQVVNMDVKLAIQENNTEISVTTSSNQVSVDADSNASAVTIKGKDLDALSDDPDELSSELSALAGPSAGPNGGQIYVDGFTGGQLPPKSSIREIRVNQNPFSAQYERPGYGRVEVLTKPGTDTFHGQANIQGIASQLNTANPFLSGQNFPAYHTLFFLGSLTGPLSKSASFSAAGSYRDIEDNAVVNATTPEDATGAFCQPGNVTCTFTQLRSAISQPRKRYDFTPRIDLALSEKNTLIVRYQYEHSDQQNSFNGGLLLPSTGTNSNSSEGEIQISDSHIFSPRVINELRFEYQRARAAQTPVSTDPGLLVSGFFTGGGTSSGTSSTHTDHVEVQNYTSIQLAKNFIRMGGRLRTTREALNSTAGSNGTFTYTSQAAYTANLPSQFTKTIINQANVENRLTDVGLYIEDDWKPKQNLTISYGTRFEAQTNINSSHDFAPRISAAYGIPRKSGAPVTVIRTGFGIFSDRFDIGNVVTTVRQNGINQIQQVVSAPPAGCTPATPSACTASATTTQNTIYTLAPSLRSEYNMQWAIGVDQQLSKTASLSVNYINSHGIHEFMSRVTGVTATALNYQFQSEGVYRQHQLIVNGNYRPSRNFSLFGYYVYSVANSNANGATSFPSDSTNPRTDYGRAAFNNSNRLFLFGNFTVPYAISLSPFMIVNSGTPYSVTTGTDVNGDSQFNDRPAFAPGVNSSNASCTSVASYTVPGAGTSYTPIPVNSCLGPANFSFNLRVSKAFGFGKRAGAVAAADGGAAPAPGSRRGGGGGGGGGRGGPGGGGPGGPGGPFGGGGSNAHRYNFNLGVQAFNLFNVVPYAAPVGYLSNPTNFGKSIALAQGGFGGTNSAVRRIQLQLSFNF; encoded by the coding sequence GTGCCGTCTTCCAAACTGCTGAACCTTGCGTCCCTTCCCGTCCTTCTCTGCGCCACTGCCCTCATGGCACAGACTACGGCCGCTCCGGCGCCCATAAGTTCAGCCACCACCCAGACCACGGCGGCTGCGTCCGCCACGACTCCTACCGTTCTGCGCGGCACCGTGACCGACCCTGACCTTGCGGTCGTACCCGGTGCGACCATTACCGTCACACCGCCCAAAGGGCCAGCGCTGATGACGACCTCTGGCGCGGACGGCTCCTATAAAATCTCGAATATTCCAGCAGGCACCTACGCCGTCACGATCACCATGCCCGGCTTCGCCTCCGTGGTGCGCCAGGGACAGAAGTTTGGCCTCGGCCAGGTCGTCAACATGGATGTCAAACTGGCCATCCAGGAGAACAATACCGAGATCAGCGTCACGACCTCCTCCAATCAGGTTTCGGTCGACGCCGATTCGAACGCCAGCGCTGTCACGATCAAAGGCAAGGACCTCGACGCCCTCTCGGATGATCCCGATGAACTCTCCAGCGAACTGTCCGCTCTTGCTGGACCGTCCGCAGGTCCGAACGGCGGCCAGATTTACGTCGACGGTTTCACCGGCGGCCAGCTTCCTCCCAAATCTTCCATCCGCGAAATCCGCGTGAACCAAAACCCGTTCTCCGCGCAATATGAGCGCCCCGGCTACGGCCGTGTCGAAGTGCTCACGAAGCCGGGTACAGATACGTTCCACGGACAGGCGAATATTCAGGGCATCGCGTCGCAGCTCAACACAGCGAACCCGTTCCTCAGTGGACAGAACTTCCCGGCGTATCACACGCTCTTCTTCCTCGGCTCCCTTACGGGCCCGCTCTCGAAGAGTGCTTCGTTCTCCGCTGCGGGAAGCTATCGCGACATCGAAGACAATGCTGTTGTGAACGCAACGACTCCGGAGGACGCTACGGGCGCCTTTTGCCAACCGGGTAATGTCACCTGCACCTTTACTCAATTGCGTAGTGCGATCTCCCAGCCGCGCAAGCGGTACGACTTCACACCTCGGATCGATCTCGCTCTCAGTGAGAAGAACACCCTCATCGTTCGTTACCAGTACGAGCACTCGGACCAGCAGAACTCGTTCAACGGCGGCCTTCTGCTTCCCTCTACGGGAACCAACAGCAACAGTAGCGAAGGTGAAATTCAGATCTCCGACAGCCATATCTTCAGCCCGCGCGTGATCAATGAACTTCGCTTCGAGTACCAGCGTGCGCGCGCAGCACAGACACCCGTCTCCACCGATCCAGGACTTCTGGTTTCGGGCTTTTTTACGGGCGGCGGTACGAGCAGCGGAACCTCCTCCACGCACACGGACCACGTCGAAGTGCAGAACTACACTTCGATTCAGCTTGCCAAGAATTTCATTCGGATGGGTGGACGTCTCCGCACTACGCGCGAGGCACTCAATTCCACGGCCGGTTCCAACGGAACGTTTACCTACACCTCGCAGGCTGCATACACCGCGAACCTTCCCAGCCAGTTCACAAAAACAATCATCAATCAGGCCAACGTCGAAAACCGTCTGACGGATGTCGGTCTGTATATTGAAGACGACTGGAAGCCGAAGCAGAACCTGACCATCAGCTACGGCACACGCTTCGAAGCCCAGACCAACATCAACAGCAGCCATGACTTTGCGCCACGCATCTCTGCCGCGTACGGCATCCCGCGCAAATCCGGTGCGCCCGTCACCGTCATCCGGACTGGCTTCGGCATTTTCAGCGACCGCTTCGACATTGGCAATGTCGTGACGACCGTTCGTCAGAATGGCATCAACCAGATCCAGCAGGTTGTAAGTGCACCGCCTGCTGGCTGCACGCCCGCGACCCCCTCCGCTTGTACCGCTAGCGCGACCACCACACAGAACACGATCTATACGCTGGCTCCCAGTCTGCGCAGCGAATACAACATGCAGTGGGCAATCGGCGTGGATCAGCAACTCTCGAAGACGGCTTCACTGTCGGTGAATTACATCAACTCCCATGGCATCCACGAGTTCATGTCCCGCGTTACGGGCGTCACCGCCACTGCGTTGAACTACCAGTTTCAATCCGAAGGCGTCTACCGCCAGCATCAGCTGATCGTGAACGGCAACTACCGTCCTTCGCGCAACTTCTCTCTCTTCGGCTACTACGTCTATAGCGTGGCGAATTCAAACGCCAACGGAGCGACGTCCTTTCCCTCGGATTCCACCAATCCGCGCACGGACTATGGCCGCGCCGCGTTCAATAACTCCAACCGCCTGTTTCTCTTCGGCAACTTTACTGTGCCCTATGCGATCAGCCTGAGCCCGTTCATGATCGTGAACTCCGGTACCCCTTACAGCGTCACGACTGGTACGGACGTCAACGGCGATTCGCAGTTCAACGATCGTCCAGCCTTCGCGCCCGGCGTGAACTCTTCCAACGCAAGCTGCACCAGCGTTGCAAGCTATACGGTCCCTGGCGCTGGAACTTCTTACACGCCCATTCCGGTTAACTCCTGCCTTGGACCGGCTAACTTCAGCTTCAACCTTCGCGTCTCGAAGGCCTTCGGCTTCGGCAAGCGCGCCGGTGCTGTAGCGGCTGCTGACGGCGGGGCTGCCCCGGCACCAGGCTCACGCCGTGGTGGTGGTGGTGGTGGCGGTGGTGGTCGTGGTGGCCCAGGCGGCGGAGGTCCTGGTGGCCCTGGTGGTCCCTTCGGCGGTGGCGGAAGCAATGCCCATCGTTATAACTTCAATCTTGGCGTGCAGGCATTCAATCTCTTCAACGTCGTACCGTACGCCGCTCCCGTTGGATACCTCAGCAATCCAACCAACTTCGGTAAATCCATCGCTCTTGCGCAGGGCGGGTTCGGTGGCACCAACTCTGCCGTTCGTCGCATCCAGTTGCAGCTTTCGTTCAACTTCTAA
- a CDS encoding DUF5666 domain-containing protein, with product MRVLQHTFAVALIFSATSIVYAQAAPDASVAAARTSQRGTVKSITGTTLVIATDAGVQYTVSADAPAKVVVLAPGSTDLKTAEPGTLESISVGDRVLVSGKPGDANAIMALRVIVMRSADIAQRNAAQQADWQHRGSGGIVSAVDPGTGSITIKVGSRTLQLVTSPKTIYRRYAPGSVKFEEATASNLQQIMVGDQLRVRGDKSEDGTSITAEEIVSGAFRNVAGTIASIDAANSSLTVKDLATKKNVVVHLTPESDLRNLPAQMATMLAARNRGGAAGAGGQRPAGAPAAATPAPAEGAAAPGPGGPGAGRGMGAGRAGGGDLSQMIARLPATTLTELKPGAALMIVASQGAPSDPLTAVTVLSGVEPILAATPSGSQPMSLSPWNLGAGGAEAGGGGPQ from the coding sequence ATGCGCGTTCTCCAACACACCTTTGCCGTGGCACTTATTTTCTCCGCCACCTCCATTGTGTACGCTCAGGCCGCACCCGACGCTTCCGTAGCGGCGGCCCGTACCAGCCAGCGCGGTACGGTTAAGTCAATTACGGGAACGACACTCGTGATCGCGACCGATGCGGGCGTGCAGTACACCGTTTCCGCGGATGCCCCGGCGAAGGTCGTCGTTCTCGCTCCCGGCAGCACCGACCTCAAGACAGCCGAGCCCGGCACGCTGGAGAGCATCTCCGTCGGAGACCGTGTCCTGGTCTCAGGCAAGCCCGGCGACGCTAACGCGATCATGGCCCTGCGCGTCATCGTGATGCGCTCTGCCGACATCGCGCAACGCAACGCAGCGCAGCAGGCCGACTGGCAGCATCGCGGCTCCGGCGGCATCGTCTCTGCGGTCGATCCCGGCACCGGCTCCATCACCATCAAAGTTGGCTCGCGCACGCTACAACTCGTCACCTCGCCGAAGACGATCTATCGCCGCTATGCTCCCGGCTCGGTCAAGTTTGAAGAGGCCACGGCCAGCAATCTGCAGCAGATCATGGTGGGCGACCAGCTTCGCGTTCGTGGCGATAAGTCCGAAGACGGCACCTCCATTACCGCTGAAGAGATCGTCAGTGGCGCCTTCCGCAATGTTGCCGGAACCATCGCCTCCATTGATGCCGCAAACTCTTCGCTTACCGTGAAGGACCTCGCGACGAAGAAGAACGTCGTCGTTCACCTTACGCCGGAGAGCGATCTGCGCAACCTTCCCGCCCAGATGGCGACGATGCTCGCCGCACGCAACCGTGGTGGAGCAGCAGGAGCAGGCGGCCAACGTCCCGCTGGTGCACCTGCCGCTGCTACTCCCGCACCCGCCGAGGGCGCAGCCGCACCGGGACCTGGTGGTCCAGGCGCAGGTCGCGGTATGGGAGCAGGTCGTGCGGGTGGAGGAGATCTCTCCCAGATGATCGCCCGTCTTCCAGCGACTACACTTACCGAACTCAAGCCCGGCGCAGCTCTCATGATTGTCGCTTCTCAGGGCGCACCCTCCGATCCGCTCACCGCTGTGACGGTTCTCTCTGGTGTTGAGCCTATCCTTGCCGCGACGCCTTCGGGCTCGCAGCCCATGTCCCTTTCCCCCTGGAACCTTGGCGCCGGTGGTGCCGAAGCCGGTGGCGGCGGGCCGCAGTAA
- the treZ gene encoding malto-oligosyltrehalose trehalohydrolase — MNRFSVWAPQRKTVSVHVGGSVLPLIGPDDRGWWSLDHPTAAHGTDYAFRVDDDEADYPDPRSPWQPEGVHKTSRVYDHSLFQWSDKNFQPTPLASAILYEMHVGTFTPEGTFDAAIEHLDYLVDLGITHVELLPIASFEGHHGWGYDGVALYAPHEPYGGPDAAKRFVDACHKRGLAVLLDVVYNHFGPTGNYTGIFGQYLNEHHHTPWGAAINFESTGADQSRRFFVDNVLLWLRDYHFDGLRLDAIHEFVDRSAIHILEQMSSEVEDLSAAMGKKLVLIGESDLNDPRVVTPRAANGLGLEAQWSDDFHHALFSVITGEQAGYYVDYGDLDDLAKSLECVFVFDGKYARNRSRDHGRPVAGLSFHRFLGYIQNHDQVGNRAKGDRLTDIVSFECAQIAAAIVLTAPFVPMLFQGEEWAASTPFQYFADHQDPELRKNVAEGRKREFAAFGWKPEDVPNPEEPAAFEVSKLKWDEVKQAPHSTMLAWYRDLIRLRRSTHDLNRGEYGSVSVKIRPEARTIEIARHRVMTLVNLGETTQTFKLDSPATILLANRDGLDLQPGMVTLPPGTVVILEFKQGLS, encoded by the coding sequence ATGAATCGCTTCTCCGTCTGGGCCCCACAACGCAAAACTGTCTCCGTCCACGTAGGCGGCAGCGTTCTTCCGCTCATCGGTCCCGACGACCGCGGTTGGTGGTCGCTCGACCATCCTACCGCCGCCCACGGCACCGATTATGCCTTCCGCGTCGATGACGATGAGGCCGACTATCCCGATCCGCGCTCACCTTGGCAGCCCGAGGGCGTGCATAAGACCTCCCGTGTCTACGACCATTCGCTCTTCCAGTGGTCCGATAAAAACTTTCAGCCCACACCTCTCGCCTCTGCGATCTTGTACGAGATGCATGTCGGCACCTTCACGCCCGAAGGAACCTTCGATGCGGCGATCGAGCACCTCGACTATCTCGTCGATCTCGGCATCACGCACGTGGAGCTTCTCCCGATCGCTTCCTTTGAAGGCCATCACGGCTGGGGTTATGACGGTGTGGCGCTCTACGCTCCGCACGAGCCGTACGGAGGCCCGGACGCCGCCAAGCGCTTTGTCGATGCCTGCCATAAGCGTGGTCTGGCTGTCCTTCTGGATGTCGTCTATAACCATTTCGGACCGACGGGAAACTACACCGGTATCTTCGGCCAGTACCTCAACGAGCACCACCACACGCCATGGGGTGCGGCCATCAACTTTGAAAGCACGGGGGCCGATCAGTCTCGGCGTTTCTTCGTGGACAACGTCCTTCTGTGGCTTCGCGACTATCACTTTGACGGCCTGCGCCTGGACGCGATCCACGAGTTCGTCGACCGCTCCGCGATCCACATTCTGGAACAGATGTCTTCGGAGGTCGAAGACCTCTCCGCTGCCATGGGCAAGAAGCTCGTGCTTATTGGCGAGAGCGATCTGAACGACCCTCGCGTCGTGACGCCCCGCGCTGCGAACGGTCTCGGTCTCGAAGCGCAATGGTCCGATGATTTCCATCACGCTCTCTTCTCGGTCATCACCGGCGAGCAGGCGGGTTATTACGTGGACTATGGCGATCTTGACGACCTTGCTAAATCCCTTGAATGTGTCTTCGTCTTCGATGGCAAGTATGCTCGCAACCGCTCCCGCGACCACGGCCGTCCCGTCGCAGGTCTTTCGTTTCACCGCTTCCTCGGCTACATCCAGAACCACGATCAGGTTGGCAACCGCGCCAAGGGAGATCGTCTTACCGACATCGTCTCGTTTGAGTGTGCCCAGATCGCTGCTGCGATTGTCCTCACAGCGCCCTTCGTTCCCATGCTCTTCCAGGGCGAAGAGTGGGCGGCATCCACGCCCTTTCAATACTTTGCGGATCACCAGGACCCGGAACTCCGCAAGAATGTAGCGGAAGGCCGCAAGCGCGAGTTTGCCGCCTTTGGCTGGAAGCCGGAAGATGTTCCCAATCCCGAAGAGCCAGCGGCGTTTGAGGTCTCCAAACTCAAATGGGATGAAGTGAAGCAGGCCCCGCACTCCACCATGCTCGCCTGGTACCGCGATCTGATCCGCCTGCGCCGCTCTACACACGATCTGAACCGTGGCGAGTATGGTTCGGTTTCGGTGAAGATCCGTCCGGAGGCGCGAACCATCGAAATCGCTCGACACAGAGTGATGACGCTCGTAAACCTTGGAGAAACCACGCAAACGTTCAAGCTGGATAGCCCCGCGACGATCCTGCTCGCCAATCGGGATGGGCTCGATCTTCAGCCGGGGATGGTGACTTTACCGCCGGGAACCGTGGTCATTCTGGAATTTAAGCAGGGCTTAAGCTGA
- the treY gene encoding malto-oligosyltrehalose synthase — protein sequence MPRTPLSTYRLQIHAGFDFRAATAMADYLRDLGITHMYSSPYLQAQAGSMHGYDVVDHHTVNQELGGREEHERLCNRLKELGLGQILDIVPNHMSISGKNKIWLDVLENGPSSRFASFFDIDWNSAEQRLRDKVMLPVLGDQYGRVLSKGELKVGRQGSAFAVQYFENSYPLEPRSTAHLLTRAATIAASDTLNFLAESFRRLPSPDSTDRLSQHARHRDKTVLRGMLDRLCSEEEGVCKAIDETLAEVNGSTDALDDLLNQQNYRLAFWRTSDQELGYRRFFDVNNLVGLRQEREHVFEETHELIFHWLQEGVLDGVRVDHPDGLRDPSQYFERLRKHAPKAYVVAEKILEPGEFLRTTWPVEGTTGYDFMNVCNALLVHPEGIAELESIYRDFTKMPTDFPQIAYEKKSAIERETLASDVNRLANLFVEICENNRDFRDFTRSEIRRAIRAVAACFGVYRTYVVAASDGPDEITDEDRQQIAEAVAEAKIRKPDIDTSLYDFMADILSLRNRGPLESEFIARFQQFTSPVMAKGIEDTAFYTYNRHVGMNEVGGNPSRNGLALADFHSYQETMQATHPITMTALSTHDTKRSDDVRARLAVLAEIPDRFRLAIRRWSRMNHSFRTGRFPDANSEYFLYQTLIGAWPITVERAQEYMTKAMREAKLETAWTAQNADFEDAMHNFIASILQHEPFITDLEAFVARINRAGRINSLSQTLIKYTAPGMPDLYQGSELWDHSLVDPDNRRPVDYDLRRWLLGEIKNLSPSEFTENLESRFEDGSPKLWTIYQALRLRNERPHAFGAEAAYVPCEVAGPRVDNVVAFTRGGEVLSLTQRFPYKTAGAWPVTTLVVPPGRWTNRLTGITVAGGRVRVGNLLDRFPVALLVREP from the coding sequence ATGCCTCGTACGCCTTTATCGACCTACCGCCTGCAGATCCACGCTGGATTCGATTTCCGCGCGGCCACTGCCATGGCAGATTATCTTCGCGACCTCGGCATCACGCACATGTACAGTTCCCCGTATCTCCAGGCCCAGGCCGGAAGTATGCACGGCTACGACGTCGTCGATCACCACACCGTCAACCAGGAACTCGGTGGCCGCGAAGAACACGAGCGTCTCTGTAACCGTTTGAAGGAATTGGGCTTGGGTCAGATTCTGGACATCGTCCCAAATCACATGTCGATCTCCGGCAAGAACAAGATCTGGCTGGACGTTCTGGAGAACGGTCCCTCCAGCCGCTTCGCCTCGTTTTTCGATATCGACTGGAACTCCGCCGAACAGCGCCTGCGCGACAAGGTCATGCTCCCGGTTCTCGGCGACCAGTACGGCCGCGTCCTCTCCAAGGGAGAACTTAAAGTAGGACGACAGGGAAGCGCCTTCGCTGTCCAGTACTTCGAGAACAGTTATCCCCTGGAGCCGCGCAGCACCGCCCATCTGCTCACGCGAGCGGCAACGATTGCAGCCTCCGACACGCTCAACTTCCTCGCGGAGTCCTTCCGCCGTCTCCCCTCGCCCGACTCCACCGATCGCCTCTCCCAGCACGCCCGCCACCGGGACAAGACTGTTCTCCGCGGCATGCTCGACCGGCTTTGCTCCGAAGAGGAGGGTGTCTGCAAGGCGATTGACGAGACCCTGGCCGAGGTGAACGGCAGCACCGATGCCCTGGACGATCTGCTCAACCAGCAAAACTACCGTCTCGCCTTCTGGCGCACCTCGGACCAGGAGCTTGGCTACCGCCGCTTCTTCGACGTAAATAACCTCGTCGGTCTTCGCCAGGAGCGCGAGCATGTCTTCGAAGAGACCCACGAACTGATCTTCCATTGGCTTCAGGAAGGCGTCCTCGATGGCGTCCGCGTCGATCACCCCGATGGCCTCCGCGACCCCTCGCAGTACTTCGAGCGTCTGCGCAAGCACGCCCCGAAGGCGTATGTCGTCGCGGAAAAGATCCTCGAACCCGGCGAATTCCTTCGGACCACGTGGCCTGTGGAGGGCACTACCGGCTACGACTTTATGAACGTCTGCAACGCGCTCCTCGTGCATCCCGAAGGCATCGCGGAGCTGGAGTCCATCTACCGCGATTTCACCAAGATGCCCACGGACTTCCCGCAGATCGCCTACGAGAAGAAGAGCGCCATCGAACGCGAGACGCTCGCCTCGGACGTCAATCGTCTGGCGAATCTCTTCGTCGAAATCTGCGAAAACAACCGCGACTTCCGCGACTTCACGCGCTCGGAGATCCGCCGTGCCATCCGTGCCGTCGCCGCCTGCTTTGGCGTCTATCGCACCTATGTTGTTGCTGCCTCCGATGGCCCCGACGAGATTACCGACGAGGACCGCCAGCAGATCGCCGAAGCCGTCGCCGAAGCCAAGATCCGCAAGCCTGACATCGACACCAGTCTCTACGACTTCATGGCGGACATCCTCAGCCTGCGGAACCGTGGACCGCTCGAATCTGAATTCATCGCCCGCTTCCAGCAGTTCACCAGCCCGGTCATGGCCAAGGGCATCGAAGACACTGCCTTCTATACCTACAACCGTCACGTTGGCATGAACGAGGTCGGCGGAAATCCTTCGCGTAATGGTCTCGCCCTCGCCGACTTCCACTCCTATCAGGAGACGATGCAGGCGACGCACCCCATCACCATGACGGCGCTGTCCACGCACGACACGAAGCGGTCGGACGACGTCCGCGCCCGCCTTGCCGTGCTGGCGGAGATTCCCGACCGCTTCCGCCTCGCGATTCGGCGCTGGTCGCGCATGAATCACAGCTTCCGGACGGGACGTTTTCCCGACGCCAACTCGGAGTACTTCCTCTATCAGACGCTCATTGGCGCGTGGCCTATCACCGTTGAGCGCGCGCAGGAGTACATGACCAAGGCCATGCGCGAAGCCAAGCTCGAAACCGCATGGACCGCCCAGAACGCCGACTTCGAAGACGCGATGCACAACTTCATCGCCAGCATCCTGCAGCACGAGCCCTTCATTACAGATCTGGAAGCCTTTGTTGCCCGGATCAATCGGGCGGGCAGGATCAACTCTCTCTCTCAGACGCTGATCAAATACACCGCTCCCGGCATGCCCGATCTCTACCAGGGCAGCGAACTCTGGGACCACTCGCTTGTCGATCCCGACAACCGCCGCCCGGTCGACTATGATCTGCGCCGCTGGCTTCTTGGAGAGATCAAGAACCTCTCGCCCTCGGAGTTCACGGAGAATCTCGAGTCGCGCTTCGAAGACGGAAGCCCCAAGCTCTGGACCATTTACCAGGCGCTTCGTCTGCGCAACGAACGTCCGCATGCCTTTGGTGCGGAGGCCGCTTACGTACCCTGCGAGGTAGCAGGACCCCGCGTCGACAACGTCGTCGCGTTTACGCGCGGAGGCGAGGTGCTCAGCCTGACGCAACGTTTTCCATACAAGACCGCCGGGGCGTGGCCAGTCACCACGCTCGTCGTTCCTCCCGGCCGATGGACCAACCGTCTCACCGGCATCACGGTCGCCGGGGGCCGCGTGCGCGTCGGCAATCTTCTTGACCGCTTTCCTGTTGCCCTGCTCGTCCGCGAGCCTTAA